The Paenibacillus sp. 481 DNA window CGATACGAGTATTCAAGCCGTAAATCAAACTGCTTCGCATTGCAGCTGCGAAATGGGAGAACGATTTCTCCCCTCTCATCACTGTGCGCTGTCACGACGGGCAATAGTAGCGTTCCCCGGTGATAGCTGTGCTGCAACGGTCTATCTAGCACAAAGCTTCTTGGCTCGTCAAGCAATTGAGCGATGCGGAATACTTCTGCTTCTCCCGCTTCTTCATGTTTCTCCTTGAATAGGAAGGCATCTCCCTCCGCTATTCTCCCTGTTAAGCCAGACAAGCGAATGGTGCAACTTCCTTCTTTCACTTCCTGTGCGAGTCGCGCTCTGGCATGCAGGTCGTCGGTGAAAAATGCCTGCATGTCGGCGCCCGCAGCAGGCTGGCCCGATGCATCCTTGATAGCTGCTCGCAGCAGTGTTGCTTGGTTGGAAAAAGGATACGCAGGGTGCGGGATTAATGCTACGCACACAACAGGCTCGATGGGATTCAACGCATTCATATCCACGCTTATCGTCTCGGGCAAATACCTTGCTGAGCGGACGGTCACGGTGTACGTTCCAGTCGGCGGCAAATCGGTAAGGACATAGAGGCCGTCTGGTTTTTTCACGGGTTGGCGGCATATCGTATCGCTAACGCTCACCTTCAGATCGGGGTCCGATGGAGGACCCGCTGTATAGGTGTCAATTAGGCGGACGACAAACGACAGGCACACAGGCTTCATTCGTTCAGACAAACGCATAGCTCGCTTAGCATGGCTTGACTTAACACCTCCGCCTGTTAATTCTCTTCCATCTGTGTATCTTGCTGTCGCACCCGCTTCATCGGATTCGATCGCGCCGAATCTAGATACACGGGCCCTACAAGATAGCTGACCGACAGCTTATAAGGAATGTGCGGAAACAAAGAAGTCATCATATCAAACGGCAGATGCTCCCGCACAATGCGAACGCTCTCATTATGCTCTGATAGCGTGCCTTGCAGCGTTGATCCGCCAATGATTCCGTTATCATACAACACTTGCATCGCGCGCCCTAGAATTCGATGTTCATCTAGCGCACGAGTACTCAGATCGGCGTTGGAATGAGCCGTCATCAAGTAGAACAGCTCTACCGCCA harbors:
- a CDS encoding carboxypeptidase-like regulatory domain-containing protein, with translation MRLSERMKPVCLSFVVRLIDTYTAGPPSDPDLKVSVSDTICRQPVKKPDGLYVLTDLPPTGTYTVTVRSARYLPETISVDMNALNPIEPVVCVALIPHPAYPFSNQATLLRAAIKDASGQPAAGADMQAFFTDDLHARARLAQEVKEGSCTIRLSGLTGRIAEGDAFLFKEKHEEAGEAEVFRIAQLLDEPRSFVLDRPLQHSYHRGTLLLPVVTAHSDERGEIVLPFRSCNAKQFDLRLEYSYRGQHFSQQVTVTEGKTTYLGSIYCG
- a CDS encoding DUF4255 domain-containing protein encodes the protein MGDYTVIADTGKTLIKLLRNELTPYPITQPELIGLASPADKGDLSLSLFLYNIRESVEYRQAGMVQRGSGQPMAVELFYLMTAHSNADLSTRALDEHRILGRAMQVLYDNGIIGGSTLQGTLSEHNESVRIVREHLPFDMMTSLFPHIPYKLSVSYLVGPVYLDSARSNPMKRVRQQDTQMEEN